Sequence from the Parus major isolate Abel chromosome 1, Parus_major1.1, whole genome shotgun sequence genome:
AAGTTGTGGGGAAGGTTTTGGTGTGCATTTGCAGGTAAAGCTACCTGACCTCAGTGGCATGGATCCATCATCCCCCAGCCTCATGCAGGAGCCAATCCTGCACTCTTGCCAGGATTCTCTTCAGGCTTGCACAGAAGTCCTGGCACAGACACTTGCAGCACAGGCTGTTTGTCTTTCTGCAGCAGTCAGCTTCTGATCCTTCCCAGGCTCTGTGCCTGCACATGCGAAGTATCTGAATTTGTGGtggcagccctgagccctgagctgctctAACAAGAGGAGGGTCAGGGGCTCCTCTTGCTCTGCAGTGACCATGAGATGGTATCACTATCCTGGCTCATTGGGGTCTTTTTGCAAGGTGTTTGTTGTACTACAGGAAGATCTTTTGCATGGCAATATAGGGCTGTGGGGTATTTTCTCCTGCATCCATGTTAAATGTATTGTGATACTGGTCAACTGTCTAGTGCAGTGACAGCTTTGGGTACTGCTGCAAAGGAGCTCAGTGAGTCTGGACAAACACTGGCGTTTTTCTGACTACCCACAGAGAATTCACATTGCTCCGTGCCAGAAACTTTTCAGCAAAAGTGCTGCATTAAAAGCCTAAGAAGTGAGGAAGCTGAAGTGCTCTCTTACTAGGACCATGATAGGCAAAATGGTATTAATGATACCataatgacatttaaaaatagagtaaatatataaagtatatattaattttcctgGTTTCAAGCACTTCTTTATTCTTAGCATTCTCTGCCTCTGCCAGTAATTTAACTGGCTCTAATATCACAGCTTCTATACCTGTGAGTGCTTGTTAATTATGATTCATGCTTTTAAATGGATATAATCCTGGCATTCTTTGTTATCCTGGGCTGTGTCAAACAAAATATGTCCTAGTTTCTTAGAGCTAACTTTACAGTATCAgacttaacaaaaaaaaaatttcttatgtcagtgcaagagaaaaatcaagtcTGTGTTATGTCCTTTGGTCTATCATGAAGGGTCTTTTTATCTGTACTTGTTTCTGGGCACACCATCATGCATAGATTCCCCTCAGGACCTGTGTAGCACCCAAGTCTTGGGAGTCCCAAGACAATCAATCACAGGTGGCTTTTGTGCCTGGATATGAGCAACTGAGCTAAGACCAAGAAATCTAAATAAGACAAGGCAGGGCTTTTGGATCCTGCCTAACACTGTGCTCATAGCTTGTTATTTGAGCTTCTAGCCAACCTGCTAGACTTTAgtttaaaaatctcaaaatgtGGCCCCTGTGGGACTTCTGTGGTCCCTGTTGGAAACATTCTCATCAGGATTGGTGCTTTGTGTTGGGCTTTGTTTACAGAGCACAAGTTTTTCCATCAAAAACCTGATTTCAAGCACTTGGCTCCTCAAAATAGACTCACTCAGGTTCCTCAGCCCCTGACCAGCACAGGAGCATTGGCCTCTCAGGGCAGTGGGCCTGACAGACATCCCCCAGCCAGGAGGCAAGGACAACAAACACCACAATGAGAGTCACCCGTCTGAAGCTGTGTACACCCCACCCTTGGCTTCACGGTGGAGCTGGCTAAAGTGAACCTCCAATACTGGttaaatcacagcagaaaactatgtgagaagcagagcaggggTGAGAAGTGCTGGTACATGGTACTTAGTTCTGGAGAGTTGAGCTGTCACACCAGGGACAGCCCAGCACATGACCCTGTACTACCACAGCACTGGAGGAGCTTGTTCAAAGCTAGGGCATATGTGCTCTAGCTATAGATGTGTTTGTTGTGTTTCACTCTTTTTATGTTCCCTTCTTTACTTGGTCCCAGCAGCTGTAATTCTTTATCCTGATTTTGCCTGGGCTTATGCTGAGACAATTCTCAATTTTTTGTCTTCAATGGAACAGTagtattttttccagatttgtggattttcagtaaatattaCAAAAGTCTGCGTGGTACATGGCCTCTGAACCACTTGTGcttgttgtttttaaatgctcttGGCCTAGAGCATTCTTGATTGTCATaggtctggaaaaaaaacatccccAGCCTCATTTGATACTTATGCTACTTTTATAAAAGAATAAACTATCAAAACACTTGCCTTTTCTGCATCAGCACTTACAGAAAACCAAATCAACCAGTCCCCTCTTCAAACTTCtcaaaaaccaaaggaaaagtttttgtttgtgtgtatCAACAACTACTTTTTTGCCCCTGGCCCCTCTACTCACTTCCTTATTGGTTccagccagcagcccctccTTGGTCAGTTTTCTACCTGTCATAATTGTTTAGGTATTAATTGTATTTCCTATTAATGATatactatttaattttaattactacTATAACAAGCCAGGGAACAGCAATGAGCAGCTATCTAGCTGCTTATTTTCCTAATTAGTGACACATCCTTTGGCTTTCAAGTAAGGCTGTCAAAGAACACTCAGCTATGCAGGCTCTGTGTGTCCTGGCTACTGTGTCCCAGTGAGGGGGAAATCACCCATGTGGGCTGCAGGTACCTGGGGAGGATCcttcagcagagcagtgaggcTTCCACAGCTACAGAAATCCAAGAGGAAGAAGGGGACATCCTAGAGGAGGGGGGAACTTGCTACTGTGCAGGAGCCTAGAGCTGGTAACTGCTCCTGGCCCTTCCTCCCAGATGAATGATGCAGCCGGAATTGGGTGCATTTCTTCTCCAGTACCGTAAATGTCTCTGGTACTCAATGTGCAATTCTCTGATGAGTGGCTGAGGAACATCAGGTtgatggaaaaaacaaaaaaccaaactaaatcAAAGGGAGATTGCTGGCTCTGCACTGGGACATTCTTACTGTGAGGATGTGCCCAATGCCAGTGGGGCTGAATCACTGAGATGAGGAGTAAGTCAGCATTTCCTAAAGGTACCAGTGAGAGTGAACTAACTGGTATAAATGTCCTGAAGGTACCTGGGCCTCCTCCCTTGGAAGGCAGGTGCAGATAGAGGGGAGCAACACCCGGCAGCACCTCTGCCACTCGTGGGACCAGCAGGCTGTCAATGCAGGATGGCCTGTGCCAGACAGAGCATTGCCAAAGGAGCTCCCACTGCCCAGCTGGATTTAACTGGGCTGAAGCATTTGGAGAGCAGTGGGGAAAACAGCCACAAGCCCTCTGCACCCCCAGTTGCCCCTGCACTGGGAGCAGCGGGTGGAgaagctgggcagagcaggaggacaGGCAGAGGCCCAGCTCAGAcatcctccctgcagagctgcgTCGTGCTCGCCCTCCCCAGCGGGAACAGGGgcagctgggctcctgctgaGGCACACACAGCAAAAGAGGCACCAGGAAACATTCATTCAGTCCCAACAACAGCAGTGCCTCTCATCTGCTTCAAGGTCTGGTGGGGCATTTTGGGACAGTGTAGTAGCACTTTGTAGGTAACCGGTTACCttgctgaaaaacacaaaggcaTCATCAGAAGTTTATCAGATGTGAAttctttaatataaaatcaggcatgaaaatggattttgaaGACCTGCCATCGCTTTCACTTTTGCAGAGTTCCAGGTAAAGGACTGtttcagccacagcagggaccGAATCGCCCCCGCCCCAGTACTACACACCATGAGCCaaagagcagggagcagaagggaagaTGAAAGTGCAGTAGAGCTGCAGATGACTGTGTCCCTCAGAACAAGGCTCATCTCAGAATTGGCATCAAATAGACTAAACgttcattaaaaggaaaatattttgaattttatttttcacgTTATTATCAAGTACACAATTACAATAATTGTCACACATCCCTATATGGTTctatgtattttgtttttttcttttgtcttttttacaAAGTGTACAGAGGGAAGGACATATACAATATTTAACAGGGTATTTTCTACAGAACAATAATTTATATTATGTCCTTGTAAAAATCTGTACCTTTTTAAACATTAAACTGAAACATCCATTTCATAGCATTTGCTAAGCAAattatttaagaattaaaacTAACCTGTAACTAATGTCAGTACATTAACAATAactataatttccttttctctttatacagacaaatacattttacaaaatCCACTTGACCAAACccttaattattaaaaaaaaaaagtttcaacattgtgctttaaaaaaaaaaaaaaaaaaagtgtatgaTTCCAGGCTAcgtaagagaaagaaaatgcgTAAAATTGTGTTCTTTGTCTTtcagcttatttaaaaaaataaagttcaaaaTGGCTAAAATCCTCAGCACTACTATGGGAATTTATGCAGATTTTGTACACTTTCCAGGTTTCCAGTTAGAAAATGCTTGAACAtaagagaggaaacaaaagtAGTCACAGGCAGGTATTTTGCAAGAAGCAAGTGGGAATCTCTGCTGGGTTTTACTGCATCTGGTTTGGCATCAGCAGGCAACGGACACTACGGCCATGTAGGAAATCCACTGGCTTCAGCGGGGATTTCAAGGAAGGCACaatgcagcacagccaggaattACGCACTAAAGGGTCATGGCCCGCTAGTAGCAATATTACACAAGAGCACACCCCGCAAGTTTGGGGGCACTGCAAGcaggcaaagaaagaaaaaaccatCCTACAACACAGGCAATGGCATTGGACTCTCCTGAACCGCACACTACAGACAAGAATTCCAGCTTACAGTGAGACAGGAGGGATaagcagcaggggcagggctcACTAACAAGACAAAATACGAAAGGCCTAGAAGATGCACATCCACAAAGGAAACCTTTGTCCTTCCATCACCCCAGACTTGAAACCAACACTAAAATTCCTGTTTGATTTCAACTGGAAGTTCACCTGCCTAGAAACAGGAATTAACACTGGCCCAGTCTCTGAAGCCTTTCCATTAGTGAATTGTTGGTTATAAATCTATCCTAATCTGGCAGGCAGAAGGGACTGAATTCTGCAATCCACCATCAAACAGTGGCTGGGGTAGGAATTTGAGCAAAGGAAGCAGGGAAAGGTCCTAAAATCTGGCTTGTAATTaaagtggtttgggttttttgctccAAGGTTGTTGTTAAAGTACGTGACTTTGTGCTTGGCACATTTACACTGCAATTAGCAAATGATACGGAGCTACTTTATAATAGTCTTCAGGTGGCAAAATTGCATCTAATAATTGTAATATTCTCCCAGCTGCTTataaacagattaaaagaaCTGGGTTAATTCTGGATACTGTACTAATTaataaacagcagctgaacactgCTACTAATGGCTCAGGAAAAACATTTAGTAACAGAATTGCATCTATCATAAGTTACTTCTCTTATTAAGGATATCTATGTTACAACGTCTCTACTCCTTATGAAttcatctgctctgctccatTCCCTTCTTAAGCTCTCACTGTAAATATCTGGTTTCCAAATTTGAGGCACCTCTTGGtcttaaattttattctaaaacaactaacaataaaaatgtgatttgaaCCACAAACTGCTCTTTCAAAGAAATACCAACATACATAAAAGCATAAAGTTTGAGGTACGTTTACCAGCACATACAGACAGTTGTGATCTATTGTTAACTCTGCAAATGGAACAAGAGTATTTTAAGTTTCCAACATTTAAGACAGGAGTAAAGcggaaaaaacccaactcttTTGTAACACACAAAACCCTTCAAAGACAAAGAAGCACAGAAcaataaatgtaatatttgCGCATACTTTTAAATTTGCCCAGGAAAGATAAAAACCGCTCCAAAccactttttaaagtatttttatctctgaaaCCAGAATGAAAACACGAAGTGAGACTTGTAACTCCTCAACCAGAAAATAGTTAACCTGCCACGAAGACTGTATAGTTAAAACAGGACAATCAGGTGGGCCCTAGTGACTTTAATGTCAACATGACAATTCCCCATTTTATACACACCTCTGACAATTTTATCAAGagaaatttcttatttttaaaattcacgACAAAACTGCATTAACATGGACACTGTGAGTATCAACGAGGTCAGTAAGATAAATATACTTAAATAAACTATTACGGTTGAAAAATTCAGTAAGAGACAGGGTTTACTTTATTAAATGCAACTTTATTGTTGCcatcttttcttcatttattaaaCAAACTGAATAGAATTCCGAACACGCTATTGAACAAAAGGTATAAAAGTCAACTACAAGCAATAATCCTATTTTTATACAGCAACAAATCAaatgcacagtattttttttgtattttttttttttttgtgtgtgtgtgatcgCAGGTGATTGGCTTTAAAATAAGCTAACTGCCTGAAAGGCAAATTTCCTTTATAATTCCAGCCATAAGTCTGTGAAAGAGACTTTAAGGCAGCCCAACATCTTTATGATGTCGCATAATGTGCTGGTTCTTCTCTGAAGGCCTTCGGAAACCTTTCTTGCAATACTCACACCGGTGAGGGTAGTCTTTTGTGTGAATGGAAATCACGTGCCGTTTGAAGCCTGAGGCGTCTGTAGTGCTATACTCACAGTACTCGCACTGATAAACTTTCCTGCCACTGTgtgttttcatgtgttttttcaGCTCATTTTGTTGCCTAAAGCCCTTTCTACATCTCTTGCACCTGAATGGAAGATCCTTTGTGTGAACTGAGAGTATGTGGCGGCTCAGAATGAACGGATCTGCAATTTTAAAGTCACAATGTCTGCATTGGTGCAATTTTTTACCTTTGTGAGCCGCCACGTGTTTTTTCAGTTCCGAAGGCCTGTGAAAGCCTTTATCACACATATCACACTTATGAGGATAGTCTTTTGTGTGGACTGAAATAATGTGTCGTTTCAGATCACTCGAGTTTGAGCTCTTATGGTCACAATGCAAACACTGATGTGTTTTACTTTCTTGATGCATAAGTGTATGCTGCTGTAGCTCTTTGGTATCTGAAAAAGTCTGGAAACAAATATCACACTTCAACGGCGTTTCCTTACTGTGTTTAGTCTTTACGTGGGTTTTCAAGTTGGAAGAGTCGGCAGATCGGTATTCACAATACTGGCACTGGTAGGGCTTCTCACCAGTGTGGATCCGCATGTGCTTCTTGAGCTCCGACGGATGGCGAAACCCTTTGCCACACTCCACGCAAATGTGAGGAAAGTTCTTGCTGTGGACAGCCAAAAGGTGGTGACTCAGTAACCCTTGTTCCGCTGTCTCATAATCGCAGAATTTGCACTTGTGCATTTTATTAACTCCTTTGTCCCTGTGCACCATCTTGTGAGTAAATAAAGTTCCTGCATGAGAGAAGGTTTTCCCACACTCATCGCATTCAataagcttttctgttttgttggtCAGCTTATGACTCTCCAAGTGGTTAtgtaaacttatttttttattcgTAGTGTAATCACAGTCTGTGCATCTGTATTTCTTCTTAGTAAGAAGGTGCTCTGGGTGGTTTTTCATGTGCCTTTTCAAGAAACCTCTGGACTTAAATTTCTTTCCACAAATCATGCAGGGGTAGACTGTCAATGGATGACCATCAGGGCCAATGATTATTGctgaaaaacaaccaaaaaaccctttATCAATATTATACAACAATACTACAGTTCAATAAATGTCAGAAGTTAACAAGAAGAGGATTGTTGAGAAAGATGGGATACACACATTTTACCATACAATAAACAAGCTTGTTAGTTAGTTAGGCAGAAGAAACTGAGGGAATTACTACTTTCACTCATTTTTATTACtaagagaaaggaaacactGTTTTTTGATGGAGACAACCAAAGATGTTCTTCAcctcaaataattttattttgaagaattcTGACTCAGTTGACACATTAAATACATGCAGAAACCAATGGCTGGTACAAAGAACAGCAGCCAACTTGTTAAACTGAGTATCATCTAGTAAGCAAAGCACACAACCTTCTCTTGACTCTACAAATCTGTAGATAAAGTTTAATCTGGCAATTTAATCACCTACCACTGACTACAATTCAGATGTCCCCAAACTAACACCTCCTTCTTACACCATCTGTCACAGCTACAATCTGAAGAGCTACCAAACAGGAATAAATAAGAACATGTTTCACATACAGAAACCTcaaagcttttgaaataatttgcaatCATCTATCACCCCGATTTGTTTACCCTATATTTGCCTATGCATGTTAAAAAAGCTGTCTAGtccaaaaacattttataagGAGAACTGACTAGCTGGAAATAGAAAAGGCCAACTTCAATTTGCACATTTTACTAACTCAagctaaacaaaacagaacagaactcCTACAATTAAGTCACAATTTGGAAAGGAACTTTTAGTATTATTTAAGGCAAGgctactgaagaaaaaagttttttttcaactttatcaaaccaaataaatattCTGACCGTAACACAGTAACAGCAGAAACCAAATTATGCCATAGAACACTTCTGTTCTTAcaggtgaaaggaaaaagatagGCACAAACATCAAGCCAATTTTATTTCACCATTAAAACAGGAAAGGGTATAGAAATTACAATACTGAACATTAGTATAGAATGTTCAAACTTTCCAGTAGCTACTGAGCTGATATAatgaaatgctttgttttatatatttccaataaagacaaaaagggCTTTTTAAAGGTAATATTACAGAACACCATCTATCTAACATCaccttttaaaaagttaaacaTTAGAACAGGTGTGGCAAGTTAAGTATATAACTTTTTAACCTTTTGCTATGATACTTTTACCTATGTCAGAGATGGCTTCCTTTAAAACATCTGCCACAATCCAAATCAcccatgtatttaaaatttttaaaataaaatatgcactCATTTATAAAGAAGAAGTGCTGTCAAACAAATAAtttcccaaatccctctttttACAGGACACTCCAAATGCATCTGTTTATGGGCAAGTGCCTGTATGAATGAGAGCCTGGCACCACATACTCACCTGTCTGATACTGTCTGGACTCAGGTCTCCTCTTCTTCTTTGGTTTTTGCTTGGCCAGTCTCCCCAATCCAGATGACTCATCTATGTGCAAAAGAGCACTTGCAGTCCCATTCCGACTTTCGATGCCATCGTTATTATTACCTACCAAGGTAAGTTAAAAAGTTACCTACCAACACTGCAGGTAATTTGAGCACAAATTCTACGATGGTAGCAACAGAAATGATAAACTATTATCTGGACATTTAATCAAAATGTAATCATGTACAGCATAAGCTGCAAAATGTCTCACCATTAACTTAGGAATTATGTTTGGTACTATAAGCATTAGCTTTGTTAACCTAATTTTACAGGTGTACATAATGTACAGGAATTAATCACTTTTCATTACTCAGAGAATTCTCCttcaaatgcagcattttttgaATCTCTTTGGTTGCTAATTATACCCAAAATGTTTAACATTAGTAAATAATACCACGTAACAGTATTTACTGTGCCTGATTTTTGTCTCAGTCCTGAAATACATTTGTGTGTGAGCTCTCATTCACTTTTGTATGTCTGAATTCATCTGACTCAAGTTTTGTCACACACCAAGTTTCTGAACTGGAGCTGCAATCAAAGAATCCTTCTGAACAGCCTATAAGGTGGCAAACAAAGTACACTACTTACTATTTATACACCTGATGCTTTAGCACTTACAAATTCTTTATACTGGGAACAAAGAGCATGTTCAGTGttgtgtaacagaaagaagGAAGCCTCACAGAGCTTTGTGTTTAAT
This genomic interval carries:
- the ZFX gene encoding zinc finger X-chromosomal protein isoform X1 — encoded protein: MDEDGLELQPHEPNAFFDPTGADATHMDGDQIVVEVQETVFVSDVVDSDITVHNFVPDDPDSVVIQDVIEDVVIEDVQCPDIMDEPDVSETVIIPEQVLDTDVAEEVSLAHCTVPDDVLASDITAETMSIPEHVLTTESMHVPEVGHVEHVVHDNIEEADIVTDTLGTDVVSEEVLVADCASEAVIDANGIPVEHQDEKGNCDDYLMISLDDAGKIEHEGSAEITMEAESESGSCKVDGICPEVIKVYIFKADPGEDDLGGTVDIVESEPENDHAVGLLDQNSSIRIPREKMVYMTVNDSQHEDEDLNVAEIADEVYMEVIVGEEDAAAAHEQQIDDTEIKTFMPIAWAAAYGNNNDGIESRNGTASALLHIDESSGLGRLAKQKPKKKRRPESRQYQTAIIIGPDGHPLTVYPCMICGKKFKSRGFLKRHMKNHPEHLLTKKKYRCTDCDYTTNKKISLHNHLESHKLTNKTEKLIECDECGKTFSHAGTLFTHKMVHRDKGVNKMHKCKFCDYETAEQGLLSHHLLAVHSKNFPHICVECGKGFRHPSELKKHMRIHTGEKPYQCQYCEYRSADSSNLKTHVKTKHSKETPLKCDICFQTFSDTKELQQHTLMHQESKTHQCLHCDHKSSNSSDLKRHIISVHTKDYPHKCDMCDKGFHRPSELKKHVAAHKGKKLHQCRHCDFKIADPFILSRHILSVHTKDLPFRCKRCRKGFRQQNELKKHMKTHSGRKVYQCEYCEYSTTDASGFKRHVISIHTKDYPHRCEYCKKGFRRPSEKNQHIMRHHKDVGLP
- the ZFX gene encoding zinc finger X-chromosomal protein isoform X2, with translation MEAESESGSCKVDGICPEVIKVYIFKADPGEDDLGGTVDIVESEPENDHAVGLLDQNSSIRIPREKMVYMTVNDSQHEDEDLNVAEIADEVYMEVIVGEEDAAAAHEQQIDDTEIKTFMPIAWAAAYGNNNDGIESRNGTASALLHIDESSGLGRLAKQKPKKKRRPESRQYQTAIIIGPDGHPLTVYPCMICGKKFKSRGFLKRHMKNHPEHLLTKKKYRCTDCDYTTNKKISLHNHLESHKLTNKTEKLIECDECGKTFSHAGTLFTHKMVHRDKGVNKMHKCKFCDYETAEQGLLSHHLLAVHSKNFPHICVECGKGFRHPSELKKHMRIHTGEKPYQCQYCEYRSADSSNLKTHVKTKHSKETPLKCDICFQTFSDTKELQQHTLMHQESKTHQCLHCDHKSSNSSDLKRHIISVHTKDYPHKCDMCDKGFHRPSELKKHVAAHKGKKLHQCRHCDFKIADPFILSRHILSVHTKDLPFRCKRCRKGFRQQNELKKHMKTHSGRKVYQCEYCEYSTTDASGFKRHVISIHTKDYPHRCEYCKKGFRRPSEKNQHIMRHHKDVGLP